One Blastocatellia bacterium DNA window includes the following coding sequences:
- a CDS encoding ATP-binding protein: protein MKANPGGYIEPTNVVGRDDFIKTIWNILEQQSLVLTAERRIGKTSILNKMEAENKALQNNSFLKKHLIFKGDLEGFRSPLEFVEWLYKEIQPYLSPLQKNTTRISKFLSKFGETEIAGILKLPKIIGDSWKILLNELISDLMENQTDTPIFFFDEFPMMLDNIVIDHGEKAAMEMLDVLRALRQTYPKLRMIYTGSIGLHHVIRKLKKAGYANDPTNDMKAVDVSPLAIDDAQDLALKLLKGENISTQNLEEVAKAIAENVDGFPFYIHGIVSELKQHKDVDVKNVNELVNEKLVEGNDSWHLGHYESRIHKYYSSDESKISLIILDILASADKLLSFNEIFNLLKSEMLIEDKEIVRKLLRLLQQDHYITRQTDGCFHFRLSIIKRFWKINRG from the coding sequence ATGAAAGCCAATCCTGGAGGATACATAGAACCCACAAATGTTGTAGGGCGAGATGATTTTATTAAAACAATTTGGAATATTTTAGAACAACAAAGCTTAGTTTTAACCGCAGAACGAAGAATTGGAAAGACTTCCATTTTGAATAAGATGGAAGCAGAAAATAAAGCTCTACAAAATAACAGCTTCCTGAAAAAACACTTGATTTTCAAAGGTGATTTAGAAGGATTTCGCTCTCCATTAGAATTTGTTGAATGGTTGTATAAAGAGATACAGCCATATCTAAGCCCATTACAAAAAAACACCACCAGGATAAGCAAGTTTTTAAGCAAGTTTGGTGAAACAGAAATTGCAGGTATATTAAAACTACCTAAGATTATAGGGGATTCTTGGAAAATTTTATTAAATGAACTCATTAGCGATTTGATGGAAAATCAAACAGATACACCGATTTTTTTCTTTGATGAGTTCCCAATGATGCTTGATAACATAGTTATCGATCATGGAGAAAAAGCAGCAATGGAAATGCTGGATGTTCTAAGGGCATTACGCCAGACATATCCAAAGCTAAGAATGATTTACACTGGATCAATAGGGCTACATCACGTAATCAGGAAGCTTAAAAAAGCAGGTTATGCTAATGATCCTACAAATGATATGAAGGCAGTAGATGTTTCACCTTTAGCAATTGATGATGCACAGGATTTAGCACTTAAGCTATTAAAAGGTGAAAATATAAGCACTCAAAACCTAGAAGAAGTTGCTAAAGCTATTGCAGAAAACGTTGATGGATTTCCATTTTACATACATGGAATTGTTAGCGAACTTAAGCAACACAAAGATGTTGATGTTAAAAATGTTAATGAGTTAGTAAATGAAAAGCTTGTGGAAGGAAATGATAGTTGGCACTTAGGCCATTATGAAAGCCGCATACATAAATATTACTCTAGTGATGAGTCCAAAATTAGCTTAATTATCTTAGATATCCTTGCTTCAGCAGATAAACTACTATCTTTTAATGAGATATTTAATTTACTTAAATCTGAAATGCTAATTGAAGATAAAGAAATAGTTCGCAAGCTACTAAGATTACTTCAACAGGATCACTATATTACTAGGCAAACAGACGGATGTTTTCATTTCCGCCTATCCATAATTAAAAGATTTTGGAAAATTAATAGAGGTTAA